Sequence from the Christiangramia fulva genome:
GGCTTTCCAAATTATCAGCCCAACGAGCAAGATCTTCGATATTTGAATAAACCCCTCCGCTACCAACCACATCAAAACCGGGCATGTTTAGTTGATATCCAAACCCGGAAGTTGAATCTTTTTCATAAGCCATCGCTCTGTCTTCAATAAGCATGTTATGATTATCCCTATATGTAGTACGTTTCATTCCGAGTGGGCCGAAAATATGTTTTTCAGCAAATTCTTTGAGAGACTGACCACTCACACGCTCCACGAGAACACCTAGAAGGAAATAACCTGTATTGCTATAAAGATATTCCGTACCCGGCTGAAAGTTCAATTCTTGTTGTCTGCTTATGATATTTAATGTCTCATTTGTTGTTAATCTTCCATCATTGGGTCTACCTGCAATCGATAGAAGTGCTAGAAAGTCTCTTAGCCCGCTAGTGTGATGGAGTAGATTTTTAATGGTAATTGTTTGGCCATAATCGGGTAGCTCGGGAATCCATTTACGGATATCATCATCCAGGGAAAGTTTACCTTCATCTGCCAGAAGGGCTACAGCAAAGGCCGTAAACTGTTTTGAAACACTCGCAAGATAAAAATTAGTCTCAGGAGTTATAGGCGCATCATGCTCCAGGTCGGCCATGCCGTATCCTTTTGCAAAAATGAGCTTGCCATCCTGCACGACGCCTACGGCGCAGCCGGGTGCATCGTTACGGTCATAATCGGCCATAATTGAATCGACCTTCTCGGCTTTTCCCTTTAAAGTTACCGGTTGTTTGGTTTGGGCAAATGAATATTGGAAAACAAAAAGGATAAATAAGAATGTTATATTTAGTGTTTTCATATCTGTGTGGTTAAAAGTGATCGTTATACATGTTTAATTCTATTTTCTCAAACCATACATTGCGCGTACGTCCCACCGAGACCATAAAGCCTTTGATTTGTCCTTCTACATCCCGTTCAAAGCGAACATCCTGTAAAGGTAGTCCCCCCAAAAATTTGTTCTGCTCCGTTGGCATAAGGGGGATATTTCCATTCCACCGGTGCCGGGCAATAAGTTTGTCGTTCTCCACGACCAGGGTGTAAAGAGTTTCTAACTCAGGACTATAATATTTTCCGGTAAAAGCCTGCAGCTCTATCTCAGAAGGATGCCACGGCTTGACGCGGCGGAGCACCGGTGAGTCTTCATTGCTAATGATGGTTGCACTTGGTACACTTCCATCACGCGCTTGATGGAAGCTTATCCTGTTTGAACTTTCCGCAAGTTGAAATACTGAGTCAGATACGGCTATCATGGGAACATTCTCGTCTGGAAACACATTGAAAAGTTTCCCATCTTTATATTTCCAGGTTAGTGAAGGGAGAACAAAGCTTTTAGGTGCTCGGTATGTGCCGACATATCTTTTGAGTAATAGGGAATCAACCTTTATTCCCTCTCCAAAACTTAGAGGCTCAATTGCCTGCTCTGATGGCTCCAGGTGTTCTTTAAAGAAAATATCAGTTACCTTATCTGCTACAGTTCCCATGTCATCGTTTCTCATTACTACCACGCCTGCATCCAAATCTGGGTAATAGCTAATCACCGATTTGAAAGCGGCATGACTACCAGTGTGGCTGATCCTATTTAGACCTCGGTACTTGTTTATGCCAAGGCCAAGTGCGTAATCACTCGTGTCACCTGAAGTAAAAACAAATCGTTCGCGCATTCTATTCTGCACCCCCCAGCCTCCAAGTTCGGCCGTATGGAAATTATTTAACCATTTTGCGAGATCACCTACGGTTGTGTAAATGTCTGCGGCGCCCTGATAAACGCGGTTGCTAAAAGCCGTTCGATAACCTCCGTGCTTGGCCTTGTAATATGAATCTGCGGCACCCGGAATTACCTGCTCGATGTCCTTTTCGATTAGCGTTTGATTCATTCCTAATGGTTCGAAGATATTTTCCTGCATCCAGTCTGCGAAAGGCGTCCCCGTGACGCGTGCCACAACCATAGAAAGCAACACGTAAGCACTACTGTTGTACTGGTGCTCTGAGCCAGGAGGAAACTCCAGTTTAGTTTGACGTTTAACAACTTCCAGTGCACCTTCAGGTTCCAGACGGTCTTGCCCCGGGATATGCCCCGCCAATTCTGCCATGCCATAGGTTTCCCGTAGCCCGCTAGTATGCGTAAGCAGGTGTCTCAGGGTCACTTCCTGTTTAAAATCAGGAATTTCAGGAAGGTACTTCTGCACGGGGTCATCCAATGAAAGTTCGCCCCTGCTTTCCAAAAGTGCTAAGGCGAAAGCAGTAAATTGTTTAGAATCGCTGCCAATATCGAAGCGGGTGTTGATAGTAATAGGGATACTATCATTGAGATCGGCCATGCCGTAACCTTTAGCAAAAATGAGTTCGCCGTCCTGAACAACTCCTATCACCGCACCCGGAGTATCATCATGATCAAAGTTGGCCATTAGGGAATCTATTTGCGCTTCTTTTTGCTTCAAGTTGGCCTGTTTTGCTGGCTGCGCAAATACACCTTGGAAGGTGAGTAAAAGGCCAATAATTAGAGTTGCTGTCTGTGCTTTCATAATTTTCTTATTTAATTGGTGGTTGTGTTTAAGATTTACTTCTATCTGGTTATTTTAATTTCTTGAAGCGGACGTTTCGGGTGCGGCCCTCGAAAACTTTAAAGCCCGTGATCTCCAATTTTAGCATATACGAAACTTAGAATCTCAAAAGGTCTGCCGTCCCGGAATCCTTCCCTTTGGGGAAGTTGAGTAGTTTAGTGATTTCATAATATTTAATTTTTATGATAATGAGCAGGAAAAAATCTTTTCTTTCCGGCTTTGAAATTTGGTAATCCTGTATAAATTCTGCCACTCTTTTCTGACATACAAATCAGAAGTTTTAAAAAGTGGTTCCTTGAGGCATAGTTACTTTTCCGAAGACGTTAAGGTCGACGATATATTGGGGAGAGTGCTCTGTCGTTATTTAGTGTAGTGATTCTTTATACCTAAAAACAGTAAAAGGTTTCCGGGTATAGAATTAAGGGAATTCAAATTTTTTGCTGTTTGGTCCTTTTTTTTTAATGATCCGTCATAAATCCTCAAAAAAATTGAATTTCTATTATTAATAATAATGATAATTATCCTTAATTGAAAGTCTTCCTTTAAAAAAGGGGAAAAATCCCCCCTTAGAAAAAGTTAAGGATCGAGGGTTAAAAAAATCACAACTTACTGATTAATAAAACTTTGTGACCTGTTTTGGAAAATAAGATGCTGTAAAGGAAATTTTTGATAGTAAAGAGTTAAATAAGCTGCACTTATACAGAAACTAAAGTCAAAACACCCAAACCTACGAATTGCTGATTTTAATCAGATTTCAGAGTATTTTAACCTTGCGCATCATAGCTTCTTTCTTATTCAGCTTAATTTTGTACCTCAAATTGAGAACCATGAACAAAGGAATCTATATTGCTACCCTGGAGCCCCACAGCGGAAAATCTATGATCTCACTGGGTTTGATGAGAACCCTGCTGGGAAAAACAGCAAAAGTTGGCTATTTCAGGCCTATTATTAATGATGTTGAAAAAGAAGAAAAAGATAATCATATCGATACCATCCTGAGTTATTTCGATGTAAAATTAGCTTATAAGGAAGCTTATGCCTTTACCAGAAGTGAAGTGATCCATAAACGAAATGAGGGAAAATCGGGAGAAGTCATAGATACCATCATTCAGAAATATAAAAAGCTCGAAGAAGAATTTGATTTCGTCCTGGTGGAAGGAAGTGATTTTTCAGGCGAAGGCAGCGTTTTTGAATTCGATGTTAATGTGGTGATCGCCAAAAACCTGGGGCTTCCGGTAATTATCGTGGCCAGCGGACAAAAAAAGACCTGGGAAGAACTAATGGGAAACCTCGAGATGGCCTATCACGCTTTTGAAGATAAAGATGTTGATGTGATCGCTATGGTGAGCAATAAGGTTCAGGAAGAAAATGTTGAACCGGCGAAGCTGTACATGAAGAATTTCCTTCCGAAGAACGTAGAAGCTTTCGCTATCCCTCTTATAGATACCCTGGATAATCCTACGCTAAAAGAAATTGTAACCGCCCTGGAAGGAAAGATCCTCTTTGGAAAGGAATTTCTCGACAACCAGACCGGGAATTTTGGCGTTGGGGCCATGCAATTGCGAAACTACCTCACCACCCTTAAAAATGAAAGCCTGGTGATCACCCCCGGAGACCGCGCCGATATTATCCTTGGTGCCCTGCAAGCGAATATTTCCAGTAACTATCCGCGTATTTCAGGAATTATCCTTACCGGCGGACTTACCCCGGAACCTTCAATTTTAAAGCTCATTGACGGACTCTCTCAAATAGTTCCGATCATTTCGGTAGAAGACGGTACTTTTAACGTAACCAATCGGGTAGGTGCCATAAAATCTAATATTTACGCCGATAGTATTCAAAAGATACAGACCACCATCAGCACTTTTGAACGCTATGTTTCCTTTGATCCGTTGGTGGAAAGGCTTGTGAACTTCCAGCCTCATGGAATGACGCCACGTATGTTCCAGTACAGCCTGGTGAAAAGGGCCCAGCAAAGCAAAAAGCATATTGTATTGCCCGAAGGTGAAGATGAGCGCATCCTAACCGCTGCATCCCGTCTCGTGGCGATGGATCTCGTGGAGATCACTTTACTCGGCGATCCGGAGCTCATCAAGAAAAAACTGATGAAAATGGGACTTAATCTTGATCTGGAGAAAGTAAATATTATCGATCCTACCAAATCTGACCGTTTCCAGGATTACGCGGAAACACTTTATGAACTCAGGAAGCACAAAGGCGTGAACCTGGATATGGCTCGCGACTGGATGAGCGATGTTTCGTATTACGGCACCATGATGATCTATAAAGGTGATGCAGACGGAATGGTTTCGGGAGCTGCGCATACCACTCAGCATACCATACGCCCTGCACTTCAATTTATTAAGACCAAGCCGGGAGTTTCGGTGGTTTCTTCGGTTTTCTTTATGTGTCTTGAAGACCGGGTTTCAGTATTTGGTGATTGCGCAATTAATCCGAATCCCACTGCTGAAGAACTGGCAGAGATCACCATTTCTTCTGCGGAAAGTTGTGTTGCCTTCGGAA
This genomic interval carries:
- the pta gene encoding phosphate acetyltransferase yields the protein MNKGIYIATLEPHSGKSMISLGLMRTLLGKTAKVGYFRPIINDVEKEEKDNHIDTILSYFDVKLAYKEAYAFTRSEVIHKRNEGKSGEVIDTIIQKYKKLEEEFDFVLVEGSDFSGEGSVFEFDVNVVIAKNLGLPVIIVASGQKKTWEELMGNLEMAYHAFEDKDVDVIAMVSNKVQEENVEPAKLYMKNFLPKNVEAFAIPLIDTLDNPTLKEIVTALEGKILFGKEFLDNQTGNFGVGAMQLRNYLTTLKNESLVITPGDRADIILGALQANISSNYPRISGIILTGGLTPEPSILKLIDGLSQIVPIISVEDGTFNVTNRVGAIKSNIYADSIQKIQTTISTFERYVSFDPLVERLVNFQPHGMTPRMFQYSLVKRAQQSKKHIVLPEGEDERILTAASRLVAMDLVEITLLGDPELIKKKLMKMGLNLDLEKVNIIDPTKSDRFQDYAETLYELRKHKGVNLDMARDWMSDVSYYGTMMIYKGDADGMVSGAAHTTQHTIRPALQFIKTKPGVSVVSSVFFMCLEDRVSVFGDCAINPNPTAEELAEITISSAESCVAFGIDPKIAMLSYSSGTSGKGADVDRVRKATEIVKKKRPDLKIEGPIQYDAAVDITVGKSKLPDSEVAGQANLLIFPDLNTGNNTYKAVQRETGALAIGPMLQGLNKPVNDLSRGCTVDDVFNTVVLTAIQAQGI
- a CDS encoding serine hydrolase domain-containing protein; amino-acid sequence: MKAQTATLIIGLLLTFQGVFAQPAKQANLKQKEAQIDSLMANFDHDDTPGAVIGVVQDGELIFAKGYGMADLNDSIPITINTRFDIGSDSKQFTAFALALLESRGELSLDDPVQKYLPEIPDFKQEVTLRHLLTHTSGLRETYGMAELAGHIPGQDRLEPEGALEVVKRQTKLEFPPGSEHQYNSSAYVLLSMVVARVTGTPFADWMQENIFEPLGMNQTLIEKDIEQVIPGAADSYYKAKHGGYRTAFSNRVYQGAADIYTTVGDLAKWLNNFHTAELGGWGVQNRMRERFVFTSGDTSDYALGLGINKYRGLNRISHTGSHAAFKSVISYYPDLDAGVVVMRNDDMGTVADKVTDIFFKEHLEPSEQAIEPLSFGEGIKVDSLLLKRYVGTYRAPKSFVLPSLTWKYKDGKLFNVFPDENVPMIAVSDSVFQLAESSNRISFHQARDGSVPSATIISNEDSPVLRRVKPWHPSEIELQAFTGKYYSPELETLYTLVVENDKLIARHRWNGNIPLMPTEQNKFLGGLPLQDVRFERDVEGQIKGFMVSVGRTRNVWFEKIELNMYNDHF